Below is a window of Populus alba chromosome 2, ASM523922v2, whole genome shotgun sequence DNA.
CCTCCTCcatggataaaattaatatcCTGAAGATGCATGCTCACAACTTTTTCTGTAGACTGTGAGCAATAATATTGGAGCCAAGCATGAAGCATACCTTGATGGGTTATTTTGTCTTAAGGTTCTAGTTGCATGTCTCATTTCGTAGATGCATGCATTTAGTTGTGACATCACATTCATTTCCCTTATTTACCAAACAAGAGTTGCACACATTGACTGGAGAATATGCTCAAAAATCACAAACTTAATCAATTCCATTGGTTAATTGTTTCTCTCTTAGTTTAACTTTTTCATCTATAGATTTAAGACTTAAATAGCTTGACACTATAACTTGTTCTGAGTTAAACCACGGGAGAATAAGACTAGCAAGGGTTGCCAGAGAAAACAAATGGCAACAAGCATCAATAGCAGCTGGAAATTGGGAACCAAGATGACTGCACTTGTCGTGGACGATGATTCAATCAATCAAACTATTCACCACAGACTCTTGGAACAACTTGGGATTGAAAACCAGGTGGCCAGAAATGGGAAGGAAGCTATTGACATCCATTGCTCGGGAAAAAAGTTTGATCTCATTCTGATGGATAGAGACATGCCTGTCATGAATGGCATTGAGGTATGTCGACCTTATTACCTCAATCAATCAACATTCAGTGAAACATATACCATGTTTAATAGCTAGCTGCAAGTAGATGCAGGATCTAACCAAATAGTACCTTCATGGCAGGCAACGAGGAAACTCCGAGCTATGGGCATACGTAGCATGATTGCCGGTGTATCAACACGCTGCGTAAAACAAGAAATTCAAGAATTTATGGAAGCTGGCCTGGATGATTACCAGGAGAAGCCTTTGACGAGCGCTAAGATCATCTCCATCCTCCATAAGATCGATCACAGTGGCTCAATTTCATACTAGCTTACCTCTTTATGGTACTATTTTATTTGTGTGTAGTTTAAC
It encodes the following:
- the LOC118049986 gene encoding two-component response regulator 24, which produces MATSINSSWKLGTKMTALVVDDDSINQTIHHRLLEQLGIENQVARNGKEAIDIHCSGKKFDLILMDRDMPVMNGIEATRKLRAMGIRSMIAGVSTRCVKQEIQEFMEAGLDDYQEKPLTSAKIISILHKIDHSGSISY